Part of the Salmo salar chromosome ssa10, Ssal_v3.1, whole genome shotgun sequence genome is shown below.
GTATCCCAACTCAGACTGTACCTCCACACGCCCCTGCAACCTGGGAACTGTTCCTATGCCGGCAGGGCAAGGGCCAGCgccaccaaccctaacccaaatcCCAACCACACCAGACAACAACAATGAAGACCCAGAACCAGACCTTTCCACAGGTAATGCCCAACCCACTTCCCGATATGTTTCACTCCTGTCACCATCCAAGACCCTCCAGAAACAGCCCCTACCCCTGCcggcccctctctctgccccatccCAACAAATCCCTTCCTAGCCACCTCCACCCCCATCAAACCCCAGGTCAAAAATTACCAAATGATAACTCCTCCCCCTGCTCCTTAGTGGCCCAGATCCATCCTCCTTAGCCCTCCCTACCCATAATCCCGCACAGCAGCAAGCTAGCCTCAGCCCAGACCCCCCGAACCCTCCAAACCATCTTCACCCCTCCCAGCACCCTCAATTCTATCACCAAGTCAGTACAGGGGGCCACGAGGTAATCAGTGGGGAGGCATGCCAAGACCTGTGAACAGCCAAGAACCacccaacaacacaaacaaccCGCCAGAGGCCACTCATCCACCTCTGCAATGAAATGATCAAACACAGACCTGGTTCAGACTAACGATCACACCTTCAAGTGTGGACCCATAAAGACACTGGCCCAGTGTTTAACACGGAAGAATTTGCTGTGTATGATTGACTCAGCTCTCTGGCCTGTTGGTTTTCTTCTATAGTGTGTGATATGCGTGACTTCAGTTGTTTACTGGGCTGTAATCGAGGCTGACATGACAGAACTGACagttctggtctggtctggaaaGATAATGAGATATCTGGCAAGACCACATggcctcccacaaacacacatatacacacacacacacacacacacacacgtggcagATAAACGCCATGCTAGCAAacagatttgtgtgtgtttgcttgtgtttGTAACTCACCTGACGCCTTCGTTGAGGACATAGAGTTCATTGTCAGCCAGACCTTTCTTCTGGAAGACGGCAATGACAGCATTGTGGATgctagtggacacacacacaaacatcaacatGTACCACTCAGATTCCATTTGCCCATTAAATGATATTTAATATTCATCTCAAGCACTGCAGCATACCTGTTCCAGGTAGCGTTGGCCCCAGCcctcttctgtttctctcctctctcctccggtGATCCCTTCTCACTCTTTCCTAGCTCACTAAGACTGGGAGAGCTCATCAACTTCAGCCTGTGCAGAGTTCTCATgacggaaggagagagagaaagacagcagaCTAAGCATTGAGCTACAGCAAAGACTAGAAACGGAACAAGAAGGAGATAATTCAAATaggggaatagagagaggagcGGGGGTGTGAAGAGAAGCGAAGGGTATGAACCAAGAGTTTAAAGTGAAAGACGGAAGAGAGACTGTGCATCTGGACGAGGCAGAGACCAGAGCAGAAGACTCAATGAGACactgaggagaagagagagagaggggtgaggggaggaggaagaaggcGGGGCCATGGTCTGTGATTATTGCTTATTGTCTGAGGACtcaggagaaaaaaaacaataccaTTTCCTTGCTCCCCCCTCCcctggctggagcggaattagtggaatggtatcaaatacatcaaacacatggtttccatgtgtttaatgccattccatttgctctgttccagtcattattatgagccatcctcccctcagcagcctccactgatacacaGATACATGCAGACATACAAATACAATAAATTCATTCACAGCACAAAATTAAATGCATATGCATATGGGACCGCAGAGAAAGGGAACTAATAAAATAATTTTTGCTGTTTACCTGATAGTGACACCATGAGCTTAACAGGAAGAGGTCTAGCTCTTTGACAACAAAAACAGGGACAGGAAACAGTGACACAATAAGGCACAATGAGAGACGGTTTCCTGCATGGTAAGAGATGTATCGCGGGACAAAAGATGAAGCGAGACAAGCTAGGATAAAGGAAGTAGCCTCGCTAGGCTTCTAGGCTCTCCTGTTAGAAGCATAAGACAGTTTGAGGTTAACAACAGATCTTGGATCAGATTACCCAACCCCCAATCGTAACCTTAAGCGGTAGTAGGATGAAAACGATCTGACCCTGTATCATTGGTTATGGGCAACATGGCCGGGAATGAGACGAGAAAGCAATGCTCTGATGGGAGAAGGACTAAAAAGACAGAAGTGGAAATTACCTCACAGAAAAGAGATAAAATACAGAGATATGATTAGTGAGGGAAGTTAAAGGGTTGAAGTCTGGTTGGTTAGAAGGTTAGAGGTTGTCTGATTGGTGAAACGGATTGAAAATGTGTATTCTGATCGGTGGAGTGGTTAAAGTACAGTGTgaataaatgcttgtgtttctggtCAAACCCACACAGTCCAGGAGAAGTCTGCTGACACCAGACCACTGAACAATAGACCTCTTCAACATCCCACTCccactctcacagacacacacaggcatggaGTACGCATAGGCATTTGGATAGACATAGAAACAAGCTCATATACaccagcatgcacacacacatgcgtgcacacaagcacacacacactcacacacaaacactacacacacagggtGTAACCACATTTTCTGTGCtgttctgatctctctctgtgtgtgtttgactatacctcacccacaaaaccccacaCACAGTTTCTTCTTTTGATTACTCCCTTTAGCCATTGGTGCAGAACTTTTCAGTATTAACTGATGAAACAACTCAGCAATGTTGCGTAAGGCCAGCAAAATGTTACACACAGTCAATGGATCAAAGTTCAAATACCCATTAGCCAATAGGCCAGATGTGTTGCACATTTATACAATCCTTAGAGGGAGTAGGGACAGGTGGGTAAGGATTGGATAACTATAAGCAATATGGTCAAATCTTACCCTTTGACATGCAAACTGGAGTTTCTGCCCTATCGCTTACACCCATCATTTTTTTTCAAGTTTCCAGTTATTGCATGTTAGGTGTACCATT
Proteins encoded:
- the LOC123724489 gene encoding proline-rich protein 5 isoform X2 — protein: MLDGLRRRHGSRPSPRPLSLNFTTFSAPPPSHDVDNSDHPIRRTLHRLKLMSSPSLSELGKSEKGSPEERGEKQKRAGANATWNSIHNAVIAVFQKKGLADNELYVLNEGVRYCSCGYTPTLPT
- the LOC123724489 gene encoding proline-rich protein 5 isoform X3, coding for MLDGLRRRHGSRPSPRPLSLNFTTFSAPPPSHDVDNSDHPIRRTLHRLKLMSSPSLSELGKSEKGSPEERGEKQKRAGANATWNSIHNAVIAVFQKKGLADNELYVLNEGVRSCR